Sequence from the Bacteroidales bacterium genome:
ATGGTGACACACCGTTACTCACTGGATCAGACCCCCGAGGCCTTCGACCTGGTATCCAACTACCGGGATGGGGTGATGAAGGCGATGGTACAAATGGATTAGTTAGAATGTTGCATGAGCTAAAGCTGACAGTCCAATACACTGGTCATTTATAGTCATTTTGCCGTCATTAAGTTGTCATTTTTTGTATCCGAAGAGGGCTCCACGCAAAGAGCGCGAAAGGAGGAAAACGCAAATAAAGAGAAATACTCTCCCATTGGGCAGGGATTGTCACGTAGCATGCCTAAAAGAATATTTATATATCCTTATATGCCTTCTATGGTTTAAAATATTTTTTGAACCGCATGAACCCTATGAGGTGACAAAAGTTAAAACCTGTGGTTTTTAAGAATCGTTCCATCAGGGTCTCGTTCTATCGTTCCTTTGTGCCCTCGTGCCATCGTTATTTTAAATTACATACATGCCCGGCAGCGGCGGGGAGGCACATGAAAAAAACAGATTACCTGTTTTAGCCGATTAACCAATCCCATAAATTCTGACTATCTTAAGCTACTTTTTAACAGCTGGAGCTTCAATGCCGCCTTCTTAGAAGGCCAATGGCGATAGCAACCATTCGCCGAACGATGCCCGGCGCCTCGTTAGAGTGCGCGATAAAATGCAGATTTTATGCGCCATTATATATTTGGTGGATTATTATGAAAGACTAATTATCCGAAAGATTAACAAGGAGGCGTAGCGACGGAACAATATTTTTGAACCACATGCCTGCCCATTGGCAGGCGGGGGTAATAGGTATTACAACACGAACATTGGCTTACAGGAAACCTTATTTTTATTTCTTTAACCTAACAGAAATGTTTTTTATATATTTACATATTGAATATATATGAGTCCTTTACCATGATTGAAAAGGATATTCTTCAAAAAATAGTGCGGGAAATCAAAAAGTTTGATCCGGATAAGATCATATTATTCGGTAGCCAGAATTCCGATCAATCCAATCCGGAAAGTGATATTGATTTACTTGTGGTCAAAGCCATTCCTGAAAATGAAGTTCGGGGTCTCCGAATAGAAATAAAAAAAACGCTCTGGAAAAATCTTAAAGATATTCCTCAAGATTTTGACATCATTGTGGACAGTGAAGAACGAATCTTGCAGAGAATAAAGATGGGAGACCTGTTTTATAAGGAAATCTATACCAAAGGAAAGACCATTTATGCCGAATAAAAAATATGCCAAGGAATGGCTCAATCTTGCGGAGAAAAATCTGGAAACCGCCAGATTACTTATCAAAGAAAGGCATTATACAGACATCATCGGTATTGAAATTCAGCAGGCTGTTGAAAAAACCATGAAAGCTGTTTATGGTTTTTATAATGTTAAAATTCCCAGGACTCATAACTTATCAGTTTTATACGATTTTGTAACACAATATTTGGATCTGGAAGAAATTAATATTGATGATCTTATAATCATTAGCGACTATTATGATGTCAATCGTTATCCCGGACCAAAGTACAATATTCCAGATTTTGATGAAATCGAACATAGCATTTCTGTTGCTGAAAAAATATATTCCAGAATTATTAATTACATTGATGCCTGACTCAATTTTATGCTGAGCTGCAATCGGAGGCACAATAGGAAACATAAAAAGGACACATAGAAAGAAAAACATATTACGAACAGCATCTTACAGGAAACCTTATTTTTATTGTCCTTACCTTAGTAGCCCTGGAATTCCCCATTATCCATTTACCTTATTACCTTATTGCCGTTAGTACCTTATCATTTACATTCTTACAAATTTTGGCAGAAAATCAATAATTTATAGCTGAAATCATTATTATATCTTTGTTTTCTTGTTATAAATGAGTAATGCTTTTATAGATTGATAAGGTACGATAAATAACCTGGACATGCATGGCTTTTCATATTGCTAATAATTCAGTCCTTGTGCATTTGGGCGAATATCCTGTTTGGTTCTGGGTTGTCCAGGTTATGGGTACAAAACAAAGATTCTTTATACGTTATGAGCCGGTTGCTATTAAAGAGGATTCCATCAGAACAGGAATCTCTCTTGAATTGCTTAGCAAAGGGACTGCATGGTTTGATCTGATGAAGATAATTTCCCTTTCTGAAAATTAATAACTCAAAAATTTATAATTTTACGGTTTAATAATATTCACAATTGCTACATGTCAATTAAGAAAAAGCTATCATATGAACAGAAAGAACAATAGCATAAGTCGGCGTCAGATGCTAAAAATGTTGGGTTTTGGCACAATGGCCTCTTTATTCCCGGGAATAGCAGTTTCCAAATCCGTAGATCCTCAGAATGAAGGGCCAGATCAAACTATTCATCAGGGCGTTTATCGGAAAAATACAGATCAGGCTGAAGTTAGCCTCATCAAAGGCAATGATCGCCGTGATAACACTTTTAAAGCACTGAAAAACATTGAGGATGAAATCATGGCCTCACTGGAAGGCAAGAAACGCATCCTTGTCAAGCCGAATTTTGTAAGCACCACTACTCCGCTTAGCGCTACTCATGTAGATGCAGTGCGGGGTATATTGGATTTTCTGAAACCCCGGTGGAATGGAGAAATTGTTGTGGGTGAATCAACTGCCAGCGGCAATGGTACAATGACAGGCTTTAAGAATTACAATTACCTTCCTTTGGAGAAAGAATATGGGGTTACATTTCGCGATCTGAACGAAGGATCGACAGTAACACGATATATGCTCGGTCCGGACAATGCTCCTGTACCGGTGCCCATCATATCTTCATTCCTGGATAAGGATCAGTATATCATCTCGGCTGCCAAAATGAAAACCCATGATCGCGCACTCGTTACACTGGCCTTGAAAAATGTATTGCTTGCAGCACCCCTTCATGACTACAAAAAACACAATTATAAACATGACACGCACATCACTAAAGAAAGAAGCAAGCACACCATCCTGCATTACAATATGTTCAGCCTTGCCCGGGAAATATATCCGGATCTCGGCGTGATAGACGGATTCGAAGCCATGGAAGGAAACGGTCCGATGGGAGGTACACCGGTGGATGCCCGTGTTGCCCTGGCAAGCATTGATTCCCTGGCACTGGATACGCTCACTACGAAAATCATGGGCTTTGATCCGGCCGAGGTGCTCTATTTGTCTTCAATGAACAAGGCAGGAATGGGCCAGGGCGACCTGGATAAGATCCAAACCCTGGGAACCGACTTAAATAAAGTTCAATATCATTTCAGGCCGCATGAAAGGATGGTGGAGCCGTATGGGTTAGGATGAGAATCAACGATTTGAGACAAGATGGATACTGCCAAATCAGTAAACAGAAATTCGATAAAAAAAAGATAATATGGAATCAACAATAGATGAGATAAAAGAGATCATTCCCCATTTAATGAGGTTCAAGAATGTCTGGACAAATTATGACAAGGAAGCAGATACACTCTATATACACTTCAAGAAACCAAGCCACGCTGATCATTCTGAGATGACTGAAGATGAAATAATTATTCGTTATGAAAAAGGTGAAATAATTGGTATAACTGTTTTAAATGCCAGCAAGCGGTAATTCCCTAAATTACTAATAGCCAAATAACACATAAAAAACATATGCCGGAAAGTGATTATATATAATTTAACCCAACTATAAAAAAGAACAGCAAAACATAAGTTAAACTACCGGCATTGGCAATATAACACCTAAAACAGAATCAAAATTCCAGCCATTTCAATCACACTCCTTTTCCAAAATTTTCTTAATTTCACCCTTTGAATATATTTATCAACTCTAAAAAACCATTTTATGAAACGTATCAAACAACTTTTACTTTTTTACCTGCTGATGATGATAGGTATAATATCAGCCTATGCACAAAAGGCTAAAAACATCATTTTTATTCTGAGTGACGACCACCGATATGATTACATGAGTTTTCATCCGGAAAGTCCGGATTTTTTAAATACACCGGGGATGGACCAAATG
This genomic interval carries:
- a CDS encoding nucleotidyltransferase domain-containing protein, whose product is MIEKDILQKIVREIKKFDPDKIILFGSQNSDQSNPESDIDLLVVKAIPENEVRGLRIEIKKTLWKNLKDIPQDFDIIVDSEERILQRIKMGDLFYKEIYTKGKTIYAE
- a CDS encoding DUF362 domain-containing protein is translated as MNRKNNSISRRQMLKMLGFGTMASLFPGIAVSKSVDPQNEGPDQTIHQGVYRKNTDQAEVSLIKGNDRRDNTFKALKNIEDEIMASLEGKKRILVKPNFVSTTTPLSATHVDAVRGILDFLKPRWNGEIVVGESTASGNGTMTGFKNYNYLPLEKEYGVTFRDLNEGSTVTRYMLGPDNAPVPVPIISSFLDKDQYIISAAKMKTHDRALVTLALKNVLLAAPLHDYKKHNYKHDTHITKERSKHTILHYNMFSLAREIYPDLGVIDGFEAMEGNGPMGGTPVDARVALASIDSLALDTLTTKIMGFDPAEVLYLSSMNKAGMGQGDLDKIQTLGTDLNKVQYHFRPHERMVEPYGLG
- a CDS encoding HEPN domain-containing protein, which translates into the protein MPNKKYAKEWLNLAEKNLETARLLIKERHYTDIIGIEIQQAVEKTMKAVYGFYNVKIPRTHNLSVLYDFVTQYLDLEEINIDDLIIISDYYDVNRYPGPKYNIPDFDEIEHSISVAEKIYSRIINYIDA
- a CDS encoding DUF2283 domain-containing protein: MESTIDEIKEIIPHLMRFKNVWTNYDKEADTLYIHFKKPSHADHSEMTEDEIIIRYEKGEIIGITVLNASKR